Genomic DNA from Scomber scombrus chromosome 21, fScoSco1.1, whole genome shotgun sequence:
AAGATGTCATTAAAACTTTGTAATTATATGGAAGGTgtttagtgtctttttttctaacgcgttaaatatcttaaaatgaaaCACTTCAAAAACAGTAAGTATCAAAcacttattttattaaaaataaaaagaaagacaaataaaactaGAGCACAGCTCCCATTGGTTACAAATAATGTCACAGCTGTATGTCATGTTCCTATGGCAACTACAGATCCAACTCATCCATCAAGTTACTGGTATGAGATCATacttgagtgaaatgtctcaaaagGGAATACAAAATCTGGAGTTATATTTCACAGTGCCATGTGTCACCTTATTAAATTGTCTTTAATTTAAAGGCTGTACATCTTAACAAGGCACACAACAATGGTAAAGGTGATAAAAATGAGTGCTGTGGATcaatatgttggtttttccttcttctttggCACCAGATCATCAGTTCAgatcagtggttcccaaccacGTCAGTAAAGTCTCCACAGCACAGAAATACTTCACTGTGACTCGCTGAAGGATTAAACATGCAGAGTATTAAACTTTAAAACCAGATTTAAGAAAATTACTATAAATCATTAGGATATTTATAGAAGactaaaaacatatatattggAAATAGGTTAAGAACCAACTTGGATTTGTCCTTATCTCAAGACACATTAACAGTTATGGTAAGAGGCTTTTGACCCCTGACTAAACATATTTTCAAGGGTCAAGTATCGGCTCTTAAAAGGTGctatgttttgctttttatcaTAAGTGAGTCATGTGCACATTATAACCATGTAAACAAATGAGACCCATCCCTGAGAAGACTGTCACCTCTATCTGCCTCAGATCTACATTTAACATGTCATCTGCACAAAATAGAAGAACCCTGTTCCCCTGGAGGAAATGAAGCTGAAGAGGCCACAGATATTGAGTTTCCAGAAAGACAGTTGTTGACAGTATTGGGCTTCTGGGAAATGTCGTCTTAATTTTGAATGGATCTTTGAGGCTGTACTTTGGCACTGTAGTTTAGCTTTAAGATAAATGCTAACATCATAGAAGTTAATGTTTACAaagttcaccatcttagttttgcctgttagcatgctaatatttgaCGATTAGCaccaaacacaaagtacagctgaggctcatTAGTTTTGTAGGTATTTAGTCACACACCAAAATTAATCATTTGACCTTATGATGGCTCTTGATAAAAAGTCAAAGGATTATCAATGTTATTTGAATTTATTCATCCTTTAAAGACCTTGAATATCTGAAGGAAATGTCATAGCAATCCACCAAATAGTCAAGTTCACTCAAAACCAAAGACATTGATTTCATGGCGGTGCTGAGAGCAAATGTTAGGGGATCACCATGCTCATTAGAAATGTATCCTCTAGGGATCCTATTGAATATTTGTCGCTCGCTTCAGAGAAAACCTTCATGGTGGCTTTAAAGGGAAAAGTCAAGGAGAGTCATTAGGTTACATCATCTGAGGGCTATAAATGTCCACGTATACACAGTCCATCTAGTAGttgtttcagtctggaccaaagtagCGGCCCAACAGACTGAAGCTGCCAGCCCTTGAGCCACATCACTAGCATGGTTAGAATAAAACGACAGCATTAACATACCACTGGAACAACTCAGCAGCTATTAATCATTTCCTATTTCTCCTAATTTGATGTTGTTCATTACACTTACAGTAAGGGGCCAGATTACAGTATGCTattattgacatttaaaaatgcaacacaTAGCACCTTTATTGACCAGCTAGTGTTGTCACTACTCAATGACCCTTTGGAAAGTCAGCAATGGTCTTCCATACTGCTTTGTCCTCTATACATCCTTCCGCTTTATACACTTGTTGTAAGAGGCTGTAAGATTGGTGCAAAATGTGCAGCccccaaaaaaagcacaaaaattcTTTGTCCAGCCTTTACAAAGgcataaaagaagaagaaagaggtgCAGGCTTGAAAAGACGCCGGCCAGCAGCATCTTTTTAGAAATCAGTTTAAGGATGATGTCGGCTGATGGACAGGTGTGCAATTACACCACAATGTCGATAGTCTAGGAGATGATAGCACACCTAAGAGGATGAAGGAGGTTTCTCGATGAATCACGAGTGGTTATGTCCATGTGGGCTCACACATCTAACAGTAAAAATACAACGCCGCAAAAAAACTGTAGACCTGTTTAACTACAAagcttctttttcctttccatCCAAGCGATTGTAGCGGCGGACCACGAGAGACCCTTGTAGTCCCTCGCCGGTCACAACAGTGCGACACATCAGCCACGTTGCTTGTAGTGAAAATGCAGGTTAAAGGTTCTTGATATGGTTGAGAGTTAATAGGGTGAGGGTCAGATGGCCATGGGGTCTCTTCTGATGTAGGTGCAGTCCCACATGATGCCGTCCCCGTTGGGAAGGTGACTGGAGGGCAGGAGGACCCGGGTGAACCAGTGACTAAGGAACAGAAAACAGAGGTGCTGAACTGTGGCTGGAAACAATAAAGGACATTTTATAACttctttcacacattttttcacttATGTTTCACatggaaaatgtaaaatgtcatgttatgtATTTGTAAATTCACTTTGCTTGTTGTGGTGCTGATGCATGAAACATTACACCACTTTGTACAGACCatacatttattcatatatatgggtcaatgacgtataaggatgtgcaacaactcaattttagaataatacaAACAAGCATATctgatatatatacatatacatatacatatacatatatatatatatatatatatatacatacatatatatatatatacatatatatatatatatatacatatatatatatatacatacatatatatatatatacatacatatatatatatatacatacatatatatatatacatacatatatatatatatgtatatatatatatatatatatatacatacatatatatatatacacatacatatatatatatatatgtatatatatatatatacatacacatatatatatatatgtatatatatatatatacatacacatatatatatatatatatatatatatatatatatatatatatatatatacatacatatatatatacatacatatatatatatatatatatatatatacatacatatatatatatatatatatatatacatacatatatatatatatatatatagacatacatatatatatatatagacatacatatatatatatatacatacatatatatatatatagacatacatatatatatatatagacatacatatatatatatatatcttaatatctaatgcagtagttcaaacttaatatctaatgcagtagttcaaacattcagaatgttgtgtacctgaaagttcatattaaaaatttgaaattaagtgattttagtgggtttttttcaagattaattggcactggccttaaaaaaagtcatgtggtgcgaccatgattcatcttgaaataaattaatttacttaacacgcttcacatctttttttacaagttttcagtaatataaagtgtttggaaacaaagtatttgcatttttttaattaatttttgtaaatgatgatcttttatttatataagatattccttatacgtcattgacccatatacacaTTCCATTGTGTTTATCCTCGACGTCTAAACAACATGTACAAAAATGaatctttcatattttaaattatgaacTGTTTACATCCACGTTTACCAGCTGGCAGTTCTTCACTGGCTCTGTTGGCACATTCATATTCGGCCTGTGAGACCTgcttgcaaaaaaaaccctaataataataattataataacccATATCTAAGTGGAATACATGGGATGCAAACACAGTCATGTGAGACTGAAACCTCTCCAAGATTTCAAGCAGCAGCTTCAAAGAGtgaaaatgttgttgtgttgcatttgtggttttgtgtttcGGAAAGTTAAGCCCTTTACCATGATTACATGAACAATTTAGGAAAGCACAGAGCTGAACTCACCTCCTTTTCTCCACACCAAGCAGTAACTTCCAGTTGTTGATATGACCGTGGTGAAACGGATTTCTGAACGCCTACGTGTAAAACAGGAGAAGCATTAACAGCCATTCCTGTGTAGCTATTATTTAAGCTATTAAGTTTTTTACTTAAGACATGTAGAATTAACAATGCAATTTAAGCTTTTTGTTCCAAAGTTAACTATTTCATATGTTCAACACTTCAGAGTACATACCTTTCCCTTTTCCTTTAACCTTCTGGTCTCTTTGTGGTTGATGTGGCGCTCCACGCTGGTCTCTGCTCTGCTGATCAGAATGGTGTGCCACAGGGTCAAACCTCCCAGAGCTACAGCCACCGAGCTGCAGAAGGGAGATGGGGGTTTGGAGGTGGGGGATGGAGACACATTACAACCTGATGTGTCTTGCACGATGATATCATCcttcatttgattttttaaaacagagtGTTCCTCACCTGGTCAGCACCCAGAGAAAGATGACACACTTGTGGGCGGTTGTCTCTGTGGAGGTGTAAGGTGGAGGAGGGGTCTGATAGTAACTCTGAAGGGGACAGGAAATAGCGTAAATATAGAAATATGGCGTTGTTGTTCTTAACAAGTAACCTGAAGAGGTTTTATCTCACTGTTCTCTGAGGTTATTTTGGCTCAGGAccaaaaaggagagaagagaactTCTAAACTTTGAACTTAACTGATATTCGAAACCTAGACCTGTTTGTCTACCAGCTGGTGCATAATCACCACTGAGATAAGATGTCCTGGATCAGAGGTTAACATGAGAGCAGAAAGCGAAGGTCCTTTTTCACGTCTCTTGTTTCACTCAGCATTTGCCATCGTCGCTCCAGCTCTGACGTCTGTCTACTGTCTGGCAGGTGCTACTAAACATCGTCGCTCCTCTCTAAAACTGGACAGACTCTACGTGATAGAGAAATGTATCCTGCCTCACCTCGACAGCACTGTAGGCCTCCAGAAACAAGGccctgctgctgatgctgcagtAGACGCAGCCCATCGTCATGAAGAGgcagaaggagaagaagtagCGATGGTTGAAATGGCCCACGCAGTTGTTCAGCCAAGCTGGGAGCATGTTCAGTTAAACACGTGCGAATTGGGGGAATTTCATATCACTTTAAAATCAAGTTCAATTCATTTCTTTTGAAGTTTTATTGATAGTTAGAAGGATACGACAGTGGTGGTCCATCTTCAAAATGCACCTGTAATGTAACCCAAGGTGAGAGTCGACAATTAACAATCTACACTGAAAGATTGGCAGAAATAAACATAACAGATGTCCAATGGTGCGGAAATGTTTGCAAAAAACAAATGCTACTAGCTGCATTAAgctaatatttaaaaatatgtcatCTCAACAATAATTTGACGATCTTACGTGTTGCAGATGCTGCAGTGGTGCGTCCTGGGCGGCTTTGGAGTGATACATTTCTTACAGATGGCCACTGAAGGAATGTGAACTTTGtcctaaaataaacaaaacagaaagataAGAGGGCGTTTTATTGTCgctaggcctgtcacgataactacttttgttgaacgatatattgtctcagaaataatcgctataaacgatattattgtcatttgaagatcattttataccactgatataatgataatataatagtatatttTTCCTGTTGGATACCTTGGGTGGATGCCCTGGAGAAGTGGTGGTGGCCTTGTAGTAATGGAAGACCACCATGACCAGAAGCCAGTGGCCGCAGCAGATGTGCCACACGATCCAGTACACGGGGTAGGAGCTGATGATTGTGGGCAGCACGAACAGGTAGACAATGACCACGACCGAAGTGGTCAGCAGGATGACCAGACAGACGAACACCTGAGAGAGAAGAGACGGTGAGTGGAGGGTTAAGGGAGTAAAAGAAGCGAGGAGGGAAAATCCACCCACTCACCACTCCAAACCAACGAGTGACATTGTCCACGATCCAGTAGACGGGCTCGAACACGCAGTCCAGCAGGGTGTCCGAGTTATTGAGGCTGTTGAAGTACAGTGATTTGAGCAGCAGCTTGCTGTAGCTCCACAGCTCCGAACACCTGCCGCTTATCCACCCTTTGCCTCCCCCGCCTCGGCCTCCTCTGGTCGACGGACGACACAGCCGGCACCAGCGCAGTGCTAGTCGCATGGCCCGGGAAAGTTGCCACCTCCAGCTGCTGCCAATACGCATgccacctccaccacctcctcctcctctccgaCACGCTCTACcttccagacacacacaaacacacagacacacagaccaacAGTTACAAACACAGGCGGCGTAAAACAGCAGCTCTTGGTAGCGTAATTTGATGATTTCGGAGCTTTCCATCGTGGAGTTCCTGAGCTGTAAAAGCTGCTTGTGTAGGAGAAGGTTACAAACTGGAAGAAGAGTGAGCTGTAAAGAGACGCGAGCCGAAAGCCCTCTCGTTCCTAGAAAGCACTAAAGTGGTTCACGGCATCCTTTGTGTGACACTCGTCATTCAAAGAGAACAAGGACGTCAGGCTATCAGGTAATGAGCTACGCCCATCAGCCCATACACATCAACTCCACCCCATTAATAATTCAGAGCAAATCCACATCGCAACGCCAAAAACTTCTTAGAAACTTGCAGGGGAGATGCGGAGAGGTAACTCTATCAGAGGGGAATGCAAAGGGGTGAATGTCTTAAGGAGGAAATAAAGTGGCTACCTGATCCCAGGGCATCATTTCATGAAAGTGAGTATTGGTTACACAGATAAGACTGAAATGGGATGGCATTAATAATGAGAGATGCTAACCAGAGACGTTGAGCAGTCACAGCTGCTACTTGACTTCTTGTGATGAGCAATGGAAATTTTGGTCttcaatattttactgttttgcactcacatatattttcaaaaaacttgagtttataaatgattttttttaaggaaaatgtGACACTCCATCTGTTGACGCTGCAGATAATGACTCTGAGAGGTTTTCCATTCCATCTTCATTAAAAGATTaacatgaataaatcatgaTATTGTTTTACAACATAAGTGCCGCTGCTGTTCACAGGATGCCCATGTTCACAGAAAAAAGGgcgaaaaaaaacatgaaaagttaggaatgaaaaaaaaaaagtctgaattacaatatcttaaaatgttttgattaataTGTCATTATTTAAAACTTACTGTgagaatttttattttcatcattccAAACATTAAATCTAtcaactattttcattatcgattaatctgctgattgtttttttttcaattaatttattaatcttactatagtctataaaatgtttaaaaatagtgaaaaatgtgatgttttcatttaatttactcAAAttaaattctcacatttgagaagctgggtTGCTCGGCATTTAGACTTGAGAAATGACTAAAATTAATCAATTTGGGCTgctattattttaaatatgattaatctgctgattattttctcaatggaatatcttttggtgtaaatgtgaaatgattgtgcaaaaatgtataatatattcaAGCCCACAGGGATGTCAACAAATTGCTTGTTCTGTTTGACCAAAATCTTAATattcatatatgacaaagaaaagcttcaagtcctcacatttgagcagctaaacatttgtcattttgctTAAACACGACTGAAACGATTAACTGATTATCAGAATAGCTGCAAATTAAACATCTGTCAATGGACTAATCTATagattttattcttttcatgGTGGAAATTGGCTTCCATACAAATGAGACCCATCACCTCCACTCAGTAATGCATTGCAACCAAATAAAATAACTCAAGCACTCTACTTATCACACAACTGTAGTTTCATCCAACAGTAAAACATAATTAGTGTTAGGCTAAAAAGTTTATAAAGCAGCAAATATTAACTTTCcagcaacattaaaatgctgtatctacaatattacatataataaaacacattttattcaattaacaaataatttttattttaatactttaGGTTAATTGTGTTAataatatttcagtgttttacttCCATAAGAAGtgtaattgattatttttggagacaaaaattaaacacaatCTTCAAACGTACAAAGCTAAAAATTGTTCTCACTGCAGACACGCCGTCAACTTACAAAAAAAGGTCTGTAAAAGGTGTAAAACTCATCTCCATATTTgtacctgcagagagagagagagagagagagagagaggcatacAGCAGGACACTGCAGTCTCTATGGCAACCTGCTGGCCTGAGATGACTGTGAGTGTCTCGCTGTAATAAGCTTTACTTCGTCCTTCAGCCCTCAGAGGAGGAAGCTGTCTGCTCATTGTCACTTTCAAACAGACCAAGGCCTCAACATGCATCTGCTTCAGTATCTTACGTGTACAGTATCATTTTTGAATTgtgcaaaaatgaatgaattcatcAAGGATATTGACTTTTCAAAAATCTCATTCTGTAAATATtgtgtgaaagcaccaatagtcattcCTACAATATTGTCGCGGTActgatattgaggtatttggtcaaaaatgtgATGATCAGCCCtactttatattaaatgatTGAATAATTGCTctagaaaataatctgcagattcaCTGATGATGCAAATAATTGTTACTATAAATTCTAATGTTGTGAGATAACGAGGTTAACAATCCCCTCCACAcctgttttaagacataaaaaataatctgctttgaataatcATGGTTGATgtggttcacacacacacacacacacacacacacacacacacacacacacacacacacacacacacacacacacacaagaaataaCCAcctaaaatccttaaaatgacatttcctccttctccctcacaAAT
This window encodes:
- the zdhhc16b gene encoding palmitoyltransferase ZDHHC16B, with protein sequence MRIGSSWRWQLSRAMRLALRWCRLCRPSTRGGRGGGGKGWISGRCSELWSYSKLLLKSLYFNSLNNSDTLLDCVFEPVYWIVDNVTRWFGVVFVCLVILLTTSVVVIVYLFVLPTIISSYPVYWIVWHICCGHWLLVMVVFHYYKATTTSPGHPPKDKVHIPSVAICKKCITPKPPRTHHCSICNTCILKMDHHCPWLNNCVGHFNHRYFFSFCLFMTMGCVYCSISSRALFLEAYSAVESYYQTPPPPYTSTETTAHKCVIFLWVLTSSVAVALGGLTLWHTILISRAETSVERHINHKETRRLKEKGKAFRNPFHHGHINNWKLLLGVEKRSHWFTRVLLPSSHLPNGDGIMWDCTYIRRDPMAI